One Candida dubliniensis CD36 chromosome 1, complete sequence genomic region harbors:
- a CDS encoding autophagy-related protein 8 precursor ATG8, putative (spliced gene;~Similar to C. albicans ATG8;~Similar to S. cerevisiae ATG8): MRSQFKDEHPFEKRQAEAARIAQRFKDRVPVICEKVENSDIPEIDKRKYLVPVDLTVGQFVYVIRKRIKLPSEKAIFIFVNDILPPTAALISTIYEEHKDEDGFLYVLYSGENTFGEKIAIDISSLDYSDIPDYV, translated from the exons ATGAGATCACAATTTAAAGACGAGCATCCTTTCG agAAGAGACAAGCCGAGGCTGCCAGAATTGCTCAAAGATTCAAGGATAGAGTACCAGTCATTTGTGAAAAGGTCGAGAATTCCGATATCCCCGAAATCGATAAGCGTAAATATTTAGTGCCAGTGGATTTGACTGTTGgtcaatttgtttatgttattagaaaaagaatcaagtTACCAAGCGAAAAGgccattttcatttttgtcAACGACATATTACCCCCAACTGCTGCATTAATCAGTACCATCTACGAAGAACACAAGGACGAAGATGGTTTCTTATACGTTTTATACTCTGGAGAAAATACCTTTGGCGAGAAAATAGCAATTGACATTTCATCATTAGATTACAGTGATATTCCTGATTATGTTTAA